The genomic interval CAGAGCTGCCAGATGAAGTTACAATTAACAGACGTTACTGACGTTACAGACGGAACTGTTTGGCTTTAACACTACTgttaaaaagcaaaagcatAATGGTTATTTTCgaaattgttttaatattttgtaattttgtaAAGGTTAGGgtctcttttgtttttattgaactaaaaaaacttaaacatgatatatttatttacgaTGTAGTCCAATGGTCTGCATAGTAGACTTAATTCCTCTATTTTTTGGCTTATTAACAAGGTACGCCTTCGTAGTCGCATTCCAAGGAAACTATAATATACTCGATAAGAAATCTTATTACAGTACCGATTGTTAACATCTACTTACCGATTCTCGGCTTCAAAACTTCGAAGGACTCCCAGGCGCAGGTGTGCAATGTGGGATCTGCCTCCGGCATGCTGGCTCGATTTCCCGGGCGTGATGCACTTGCTCTTAGTTCTTGAACACGTCTTCGCAGGGCGGTCAAAACGTCGGAGTGCCTCTCGGAGTAAACCAGATTGTTCTGCTCACAGGGATCCGTTGAGATGTCGTACAAACACTCCTCCAACAAAGGATTACATGACCTCTGGAGGTCTCCACAACGCACTGCGGCCAATCGACGGGTGAGAGAAATCCGTTGTTGCGTCAGTCGTCGCAAATCGTAGCGAGAAAGGGCTCTTGAAGTGGCGGAGTTGCGCACCGTCACCGCATAGCGACTCTCGCGGGGATCTAGGTCGTCCAGTTCTCGGTAGGTGAGCACCGAGTCGTATCGACCGGCGGCAGTGGTGCCATTCACATACTTCCACTGTCCCATTTGAAGAGCAGAAACTCTCCAAACGTCGTCCAAGATGTGCAGAATCTCTCGAGGAACGTGGGGAGCATCTGCGGATCCGGATAGCTCGGGCCACAAATCGATCCCGTCTAGTTTTAGAGAGCTATCCAGCTCTATGCCCGCAGCACGTGAAAGCGTGGGCAACCAGTCGGCGACGTATAAGGGCTGGCTGAAGATGGAGCCGCGTGCCTGAAGCTTGGAGCTCCAAATCGCACCAGCCACCCGTACTCCGCCCTCCCACGGAGTATTCTTTTGTCCGCGGAGTGGGAAATTTGAACCCGTATTAGAGAACATACCAACCGATGGAGCTCCATTGTCCGAGTAGAAGATCACAATGCTATTGTCCAGTTGATCTGTAGAAGACAGCGTGCTTATTATTCGTCCCACGCTCTGGTCCAGTTTGGAGATCATCGCTAAGGGTTAGATTAGTATGAAGTCATGTTTGGAATAAACACTTAATTTTGAAACTGAAATTACCTGCATATTTCCTTCGGTTTGGATCCTTAATGTAGGAGAACTTTTGAATCTCTTCCTCGGGAGCTTGCAGAGGATCATCCTCGTTGGCCGTGTGGGCAGCCAAGTGGCTGAGCATCAGGAAAAGGGGTTGCTCCTTATCAGCATGGTCTTTGATCAACCGTTCCGCCTCGGTGGTTAGCAAATCCGTTACATAAACCCCACGATCCCGGCACTCCAAATCCATGTTCCGCCGAAAATCGTAGCCCAGACTATAGTTGGCCACCGGCATCTTGGATCGTCTCTGGAAGTAGTCTATATAAGCGCCCCAATAGCCGAAGTGGTAATCGAATCCCCGCCGAGTGGGCGTGTATTCCGGGCGCGAGAAGCCCAGATGCCATTTTCCCACCAGGTTGGTGGAGTAGCCTGCCTCCTTGAAGATCTCCGGCATCAATGTGGCATTGAGGGTCAGGGCCCAAGGCTCTTCGTTGCTGATTACAAAGTGCTGGGTGCCTGTAATGCCGGTAATCAAAATATAAATTGTGCGGGTTTAATTCAAATCATTATCAAATCTTAAAATCCGTGGTAACAAAAGATAATCGATACTAACCCGTGTGTATTGGATACCGGCCGCTGAGCAATGCTCCCCGAGATGGAGTACACATTGCCGGAGCGTAGAGCCGATCCAGTAGACGACCGTGATAGGCCAGGGCGTCGATATTGGGAGTTAGAAACTCCCGGCCGCCTCGAAAGCTCACATCATCGAAGCCCTGAGAGAGTGTTTGCTTTAGAAATGGGTCGATTTATGACGGCGAAACTAGTCCCACCATGTCGTCGGCCATAATGATGATTATGTTGGGGCGCCGTGCTGCAGCAGATTGGTCCGACGACACCCGTTGGAGGCAGAGCAAAAGCAGGAACGCTGATAAGCCCCGCATCTTGGTTACTCAACTTACGTATTAGACAATCACGTAATATTCGACTGCCTTTCTCGGCAGCTACCGATCAACTGAAACGGCGAGCGGTCCACGTAACATCTCGCCCCGAATCGGTTTGGGTCTCGATCTCCCAATCTGTCTCAGCCGATCGTTTGGCGTTCGATTTGAAACCGATCAAACCGAATTAGAAGCCACAAGCAACAAGTTTGTGTAATAACCGAGCAGCTCCGTCTAAGTAATTATAATGTGTAGGTAGTGTAAATACGTACAATTTAAGAGGCTTTTTGTTGGAGACAGTTGAATAAACTCAGAGCAAGTGAGGCGCATTCTGTCTGGGATCAGTGTGCTTATCAAAGTGGTTAGCCGTGGCCGAAAAAGCCAAACTTTGTTAAGGAAATCATTTTCGGAAAAGTAATTGCATCTGGGTAtgttgaaattaaataaaatctaaTGTACAGCATAgtgcttattttttttattaaactaaACTTATAGAGTAGTCTAACCGAAGCATACTAACTATACAACGATCTATCTGGTTACCGGAAGTCCAGAGATCCAGTGTTTAATACTATAGGGACAtgcacagacacacactctTAATTGTCTAAACACGCACACAGTAAAGGCATAATCTGATCCTTATTCTGATCCTAGATCCGTATCACCAAACAAGGCTTCTGGTCGCGGCCGGAAGACCACAGATGGCGTTGTGCACGGGAATGGCCAGGAATCCGGCCAGAGCAATGCCATAGGAGTCCGACTGGACCACCATCGCCATGGCGAACTGCTGGCGCTCCGGCGAAATCTCCTTGGACATCCGGTAGAAGGTGTTCACGTAGGCACCGCCGCCCAGCAGTCCTTCCCACAGGACGATGGCGAACACGATCCAGATGCTGGGCGTGTACCACCAGATGACCTCGGTGAGGAAGTAGACCACGTTGACGAACTGGAAGATGGACATCAGCCAGATCTTGTCCAGCTGGAAGAGGTTGACAGAGGAGCGCGAGATAAAGACTCCGATCTGATAGTCCACATTGAGCCAGCGGTACTGCGAGTCCTTGTCCAGGAATATATCTTCAAAGTACACCAGTTCGAACTGAAAAGTGGATGATAAACATGCATTATGTTTCCTTGTATGAATTAAGGTAAGCTTACCAATCCTTGATTGATGAAGTATTCAAAGAAGTAAACCAGGCAAAGAGGCAACATATATTTGAAGAGATGCTTGATATAGGAGAGCTTTTCCTTGAACCCAACTAATGGCTTCTCATCACTAATCAGGACTTCCGTGGACTCAACCGTGGTAACCGGCAATATGTCAACTTGTGGACGACGAAGGAGCAACCAGAAGGCAAAGGCCTCAATCGCAGGGAAGATCAGCATAATCAGCATAGTATCTCTGGGACTGAAGTCTAAAGATCTCAAGCTGGCATAGCTCAAGGATCCGATGACTCCGGCGCCACCAGTTCCAGACGACCAAGTGGAGATCACATTCCTAAAAAAAGAAACATATGGAATCAAAGATAACCTTTTTTAGTACTTTAACCAGAAAAACTCACTTGTTGTATCGCGAAGAATAGGCTAAGAAAGTGGTTTCTCCTATTCCGCTGCTAGCCGAAGTGATGATGACACCCAAAAGAGCCATCCACTCGGCATTGGCGAATCCAACCAGGAGGAAACCAGCTGCAGAAAAGGCCACGGCAAGAGCTATACGGAAACTAATAAAACAaactttaattaataaaatcaaattgattTAGCAGATAGTACTCACTTGACCCAAAATGGAAAGAATGGCATTAGAATCTTGACAAATAATGAGGGCAGCACGTCAGCCAGCAAGATAGCACCCGTTGAAACCAAGTGACAATTTCTTCCCGACGAGCTTTCTTCCGATTCATCACTCTAAAACGAATGAATTATGCAGACGAACTATTAATAAATGTCTTAAATGTGATATAATCCTATTCGAATTACCGGATTAAACTGCTTGATAATATCGTGTGCAGCACTCAGCATCACCACGTATCCGTAGTTGTTGCACAGACCGAGGATCCAGTAGGAAGTCAGGTCGCGCCATAGACCCCGATCTTGGCGAGAGCTGCGAGAGGCGTCTCCAGGGGTGACCACCACTTGGGGATCATGTTCGGCCTCAGCCTCTTGCTGCTTGCTTGCCGTCATATTGAGCCGgctaaacaaaaattaaaaaattaaaaaaagacatttgttaaatatttttaaagcagTTTTTAGCAAATTCGGTAAGTGAAAATccaataaatttatttgattccttttattaacttttttttttaccatttacTATCTATACTTAACACATCAAGGTTCTCTTAAGAAAGCAAAAACTTATTTATCTCTTAAAAAATTAATGTTGCTCTTTTTAAAAGCTTTAGCATTTACGCAAATTGTTTAATTGGTCAGGCGTGAACGAAGGTGGTTTTAAgacttcaaaaaaaaaaaaaaacgaatatCAATATCAAGTTTTGATTATAACAGTTTTTTAAGAGCTTTAGTTCAACATTTATTTGTTGCAAGAGACAAATCAGCGCGGTACCCTTAGTTCATTATCACCTAACTAAATTTACTTTAAATGGGGCAACTATTAATTGAATTCTCTTTCGCAGCTATGAGCTATTTCTACTCTTAAAATAAACTGCTATGCACTCTTCTGAGCTGAgtcgaatttaaataaattgtttaatttccCAAGCCGAGCATGTGCGTACGCAGTCTTGAACTTGACATAATATGGTCACTAGGGGAAGTCGCTAAAATATATGGAAAGTACGTGCAATaaatgcttaaaaatatacaaattgtGTTGAAGGTAGGAAAAGACAGCTGTTTAGTTCAGACTCAGGGTTTGACGGGTTAAAAGACTCGTATTTATATAGTTAAGTGCCTTGCGGCATATTTTCACGGCAAGTGCACACGTATTTCCTATTTAACTATTTGAATTTGTAATAAAGTAGCCTATTACTATTACTTTACACATTTATCAGGCTCTAACTAGCTAATTTACAATGTTTGGaggttttaaataaataagattTTAGATAACATTTAGCTATAGCGGGAAATGATTTTACCGGATATATAGATGTATATATATCACAGTTTTTTGGCAATGTTTTCGATGGTGCAAAGTGCAGATGAATTGATTTGTTTACATCCGACAGAACTTGTGACTGATAATAGATCGAAGAGGAAATGGGGACAACAGATGGGATAATATAATCTATACCGTTCAATGGATATATTCCCAATTCACCGAACGGTTCTCATTAGCGCCCTTGACTGACAGCTTTTAATTAACCAGATCATTTAAGTTAACCTTGCAACAAGCCAAGCCAAATCAAATAATGTAATCAACAATTAGCACGAGCCCTGTTAGCCAACAAAGAAAAGACACGCCAACtgtaaaataattataacaaattaactaatttaattaattcagAAGCCAGGCAAATGCTTTTTAACCGTCCTGCAGCTCGTTGGCCACTGACTCATTCAAAAGATTCACTTGATCCATTTGCGCAGTTATGAAGTTGTTGACCCAATTCGCAGTGCACTTTCCTATCCAGTTACTTTTGCTTGCTATCAAAAAATTTGATACCCGGCCAAAATTCGTTTCGAAATATCACTGGTAAATTGAGAATGCTAGATCTTGCATATATCTTGGAAAAAATTCTAAAGCAGAGAGTTCTCAAATGGATTTTCGTTTTCAAATAGTACTTTTTAATCAGTTAATGGATAGGtaaatttactttttttcgttaaaaattttaaattattgattttgcattttatgtaATAGATTAAGTAAAAAGTTTAATTTACAACAAATTTACTTTCTATTGCACTTCATAACTTTTCATAGCACTAATGGGTTCTTAACTGCTGTTATTCACTATAAAGTACAATCGTACATCTTGCAACTATTTTTCGGCTTGGTAGTTCTAAGGTTCCGAGAACTGTTGGATACGACGGCGACGACGATTCGCGCTTCGAGGCGATCGGTGAGTGACTGAACCTGTGCGAACCCTCCCAACGGAACGAGAACCAATAACAAGCGGCGACTACAATGGAGCCAAGCGGCTGGGAGCCAAAGTATGAGGTATCACGCGAGTTGCCAGCGGCAgcataaaaactaaaaaaaaaaaaaaatttaaagatGCAGCAAGTGCCAAAGTGCCGATCAGCAGGTTGATCGTACGTAGATCGCTAGCAGGTAGCACACATTACAGATTACACATATAGTAtcatttaattcaattcaattcgattcgattcgatttgttTCGATTCGACTCGATTCGAGCGGCAAAAGCGGGGGTGTTGAGGTCGGTCAGCGAACGTCACGTTTTTCGGGTTGGCAAGTGCATTCGCATTGGGTTTAGAATACCCTCTCAAGAGTGCGAAGATAACGATAAGATGTTCGAATTTCTCGATGGGGAAAATCTGCGAACCTTGTGATTGTTTATGGTGGGAAATGCTTATCGGCTAGCGGTCTTTGGCATTCGAAGATCCCAAGCAATCCGATAGTCGAACTGGCTTAGATTAGATTATGAAGATATTGTGCCACCACAAAGGGTTCTTAAAGATTTTCCAATACTTTTAAATGCATGTGCTAGCTCTTGATTGAAGTATTAAAAACGATCAAGTTAGCAATTGTATTTTGGAGGGTATTTCAAACTTCGTGATTGTGTTAGCTTTCGTAATTAGCACCTGTTATTGAATAAGTCATAGCTATTTTAATTACGCTTAACTTTAAGTTAAGTTAAGGCAGTTTAAGTGCGGATAGCGCCGTTAGCTTTGTTTTGTGCTGCTCAATATGAAGTAAGCTCTAACGGTGGTTCCCTTCCaagtttattgtttttctaCGGGCgcacgtggcgtatgcgtaatctGAAATGTGCTCTTAAGTTCAAAAACACCTGTTTTTTCATAGTACAAAAGATTTTAAAAAGTACTATCGATGAAAATAATTCACTTGTTTGAAAACTCAAACTTTTTATAGTTACACAATAATCCAAACGGAGGTTATTTAACTCGATGCCAAACGGTTCGGTTATGCAAATCACATTTACCCGTTCAACTGGAAATGCTGGCTAATTTTAtaacaatttcatttgaaaCGGAAACCTGAGTTACTTTCTATGGCCATAAATCCGGCgtaaaatgcaataaacatTACTCCCCCGAGTGAATACCAAACACCAGCCGTACCGTACACTTTCGAATTATTTCCGGCTGCCACTCAATCCGCTCGAGCAATGAAATTCTACTGAGGACTCGTCGAATACGGGCCTAGATTACAGCCGGACCAGTTGCAATCGACATTATCATTATCGTTAAGTGGCCAGCAGATTAAATTACAGATAAGACGTTCGCAGCATTGGGCCATATAAATCTTAAGATATCACTGGCAATGGCAATTCGTATATGACAGGCTCTGGGGAACAGAAAGGGTAATCAAACTGATGAGGTGATGGCCATAAGCCTGGCCCCCCCTTTTATCTTTGCCCGTACACTTAAGTCTAATAATCGTACCGGCCAAGAGTTTGGCCATAATACATTTTCACGGGTATCGTTTTCCCATCCACAATAGCTCCGTTTAAATTAAATCCGTTTCGCGCTCATTTAGCACGTACGGAAACCGCCAAAACCAATTTCACACCGCAGCCGCAAAGCATGGAACACTTTTTACTTGCCACAGGGTTATACATTGCATTTAAAAAAGAGAACATGTTGTTGACAAATGGCAAAATAAAGTGGTTGAGGCTGCTAGGGATAAAAAGGGACACTCGTGTTCGCTGttgtaaataataaataattcacaATTGCTTGTCAATTTCGAGTCACTCCAAAGTTGTCCCCCCTGCGAAACGAAAGTAGTCCTTTTATGGCACAAACTGTGGCCAAAGCGATGCCCTGTTGACAGCCAGATTGAGTTGACAAATTGTTAAGGCAATTTGTTATAGTAATACGTTGGGAATTCCGGAATGCCAGTGAGTGCTGTTTGGCAAGCAGTTCATTTCAGTCAGTTGCATTTTAATGCTCGACAGGGAGTCATTTAAGAAGGAAGTTTTAAATACTATTTGCTTGACTTAGGCAAATGTAAAATcttgaaaaaatatataatttactGCGTATTTGATTAGCAGCCATATTATACCATTTATTTGCTCCTACACCCagtttaataatatttgttCCAACTGAACTCACTCTTATTTATTGTACAATCCATTTCGATAAAGCTTTGACACATCCCTTTCCATATTTGTCGCCTCTGGCGATGCCATCATTAAAATACCATAAATCATCCTGGGGGCAACATGTGATGTCTGCGGTGGGAAAACTACTGATTTCGGCGAAATTCGGGGAAATGCGAAAAACACAACTGTTAACTGTTTCTAATAGGCCGTATTAGGCTCACAATCAGTTATCTAACATTCACACGTGGCATTGGGGAACAAAGTTTCAATTCGAATGTGGCCCGGCacgaaaatgcaaataaaatggcTCCGAGagaatgaataaaatcattgcCAAAAGGGAAAATGGAGTATAAAAAGTAACCGCCAAACacgaaaagtttttaatgcAAATACGAAAATCGCATGGAAACATGACCACCACGTCCTTTGCAATCCCCTTTATCCATCCCTCCGTTTAACGAGCCGTGCTGCAATTTTCCGGCGCGAAAACAGGAAGTGAGGAAAGCGTCGCCCTGCATAATTTTGCGATGCGAAAAGTTAACGCaaagtgtttttattttctcctGGGTGCAAATAGAATATAGTTGTTACAGCAGCTTAAAGCGATTTTAAAGCACTACGGGTGAAAGGTGAGAGGACGCGTGAAAAAGCGCTTCCAGGCCAGTTCCACCAGCAGGATTACCACGACCAGGATGTCGGCACAGATCAGCATAAGGAGCAGAGGAGCCACGTACTCCATTCCCACGGTGATGACGAAATTCTGGGCCACGCAGTGCAGCTTCATGTGCACCCAGTAGCTGCGCTGCTTCCGGTAGACACCAGTTTCGAGGATTCTAAGGAATCTGAAATGAAATACCAATGTATTTATAATGATTTTaatagattttatcttttaaAAGAGTAGCAGAAGAACTTACCGAAGTCTGAAGAGCTCCTTGTACGTGGAGTTGCGATGTAAGTGCGTGTAGAATAGCTGCTCGGGTCGAAATAGAACTTCGTTTAAATCGCAAATCTCTTGAGCCGTAAAGTACCGCTCCACATAGGCATATCCGGAGGAGGTTTCGAACACGTAGACATAGCCAGGATTATCCCTGACCCTTAAAACACCCTGCTCAGCGGGCAACCAGAGTTCAGGATTCTGCGTCTGCGATTCGATTTTGCGTTTTATGAACAAGTGTATTTCCGGAAGTCTTGAGtactgaaattaaaaaatctcTTAGCAGTTAAGAATGGTTAGGAATGGAATGAAACCAACATTTAGGTAGCTCTTGGTGAAGGGAAGTGGCTCCAAGCCCACGGTTAGGGAACTCTCCGCCAGCTGCTGCATCGTTTTGATCTTGGACTTGACGGGCGAGCTTAGTAGAGATGAAACGACTACGGAAGTGTAGTAGTTGTACATGATAAAGCTGATCAGGAACAGGGCGAAGTAAATTAGTCTGCCTCCGGCGGAGCGTGGAATCAAAGAAGAACTTTGGATGCAGGCTGCTCCAAAACTGATCAGGAAAGTGCTCAGCAGAGAGGGTAGGTAGTCCAATCGCCATCGTTTTTGCATTCGCTTGCACTCCATATAGAAGGTGATCCACAGGAGGACACCAATCAACGAAAGTACTCCCCCGAAGAGATACCAAACCAACGGACTGAAGGGCTGTAGGAACACATCTCCCCGGAGTCCCGCATTGTGGGGAGTCCGGAAAATGCAAACGGAACGGAAAAAACCCGTCTCAATAATGGCAGACAAATACTTAAGCCTGCCTTCAGTGGCCAAAGAGGGCGTGGCCGTAAGATCCGCAGTCTGGTCCACCACAGCACCCACAGAACCACCTACCACATCCGATTTGCTCCAGCTATCCGAGAAGATGAACTTCATTCTGCAGGAGAAACTATGTACACTATTATTACCAGTTTATTTATACCTTACTTGCAGTGTAGAAGATCTCTCAGGATTAGGGTCAGGTGGAACCCGAATCTAGCTAATGAGTCAATGTGGG from Drosophila mauritiana strain mau12 chromosome 3L, ASM438214v1, whole genome shotgun sequence carries:
- the LOC117140067 gene encoding arylsulfatase B is translated as MRGLSAFLLLLCLQRVSSDQSAAARRPNIIIIMADDMGFDDVSFRGGREFLTPNIDALAYHGRLLDRLYAPAMCTPSRGALLSGRYPIHTGTQHFVISNEEPWALTLNATLMPEIFKEAGYSTNLVGKWHLGFSRPEYTPTRRGFDYHFGYWGAYIDYFQRRSKMPVANYSLGYDFRRNMDLECRDRGVYVTDLLTTEAERLIKDHADKEQPLFLMLSHLAAHTANEDDPLQAPEEEIQKFSYIKDPNRRKYAAMISKLDQSVGRIISTLSSTDQLDNSIVIFYSDNGAPSVGMFSNTGSNFPLRGQKNTPWEGGVRVAGAIWSSKLQARGSIFSQPLYVADWLPTLSRAAGIELDSSLKLDGIDLWPELSGSADAPHVPREILHILDDVWRVSALQMGQWKYVNGTTAAGRYDSVLTYRELDDLDPRESRYAVTVRNSATSRALSRYDLRRLTQQRISLTRRLAAVRCGDLQRSCNPLLEECLYDISTDPCEQNNLVYSERHSDVLTALRRRVQELRASASRPGNRASMPEADPTLHTCAWESFEVLKPRIVSLECDYEGVPC
- the LOC117139985 gene encoding battenin, whose translation is MTASKQQEAEAEHDPQVVVTPGDASRSSRQDRGLWRDLTSYWILGLCNNYGYVVMLSAAHDIIKQFNPSDESEESSSGRNCHLVSTGAILLADVLPSLFVKILMPFFPFWVNFRIALAVAFSAAGFLLVGFANAEWMALLGVIITSASSGIGETTFLAYSSRYNKNVISTWSSGTGGAGVIGSLSYASLRSLDFSPRDTMLIMLIFPAIEAFAFWLLLRRPQVDILPVTTVESTEVLISDEKPLVGFKEKLSYIKHLFKYMLPLCLVYFFEYFINQGLFELVYFEDIFLDKDSQYRWLNVDYQIGVFISRSSVNLFQLDKIWLMSIFQFVNVVYFLTEVIWWYTPSIWIVFAIVLWEGLLGGGAYVNTFYRMSKEISPERQQFAMAMVVQSDSYGIALAGFLAIPVHNAICGLPAATRSLVW
- the LOC117140395 gene encoding ionotropic receptor 75a; its protein translation is MQLVQLANFVLDNLVQSRIGFIVLFHCWQSDESLKFAEQFMKPIHPILVYHQFVQMRGVHNWSHLELNYMGHTQPTLAIYVDIKCDQAQDLLEEASREQIYNQHYHWLLVGNQSELEFNDLFALFNISIDADVSYVKEQIQDNNDSVAYAVYDVYNNGKIIGGQLNVTGSHEMSCDPFECRRTRYLSSLQKRSKYGNREQLTDVVLRVATVVTQRPLTLSDDELIRFLSQENDTHIDSLARFGFHLTLILRDLLHCKMKFIFSDSWSKSDVVGGSVGAVVDQTADLTATPSLATEGRLKYLSAIIETGFFRSVCIFRTPHNAGLRGDVFLQPFSPLVWYLFGGVLSLIGVLLWITFYMECKRMQKRWRLDYLPSLLSTFLISFGAACIQSSSLIPRSAGGRLIYFALFLISFIMYNYYTSVVVSSLLSSPVKSKIKTMQQLAESSLTVGLEPLPFTKSYLNYSRLPEIHLFIKRKIESQTQNPELWLPAEQGVLRVRDNPGYVYVFETSSGYAYVERYFTAQEICDLNEVLFRPEQLFYTHLHRNSTYKELFRLRFLRILETGVYRKQRSYWVHMKLHCVAQNFVITVGMEYVAPLLLMLICADILVVVILLVELAWKRFFTRPLTFHP